Sequence from the Selenomonadales bacterium genome:
AATCCAAGCGTTTTACCGCTATTGCCTCGAACACCGTCACCTCTACACGATTATCCGCGAGGCAGAGTTCGTGGACTACGAGATATTCCGCTGGCACTACAGCAACTTTGCCAAGGCCTATGTAGGGCACTTGCAGGCGGCGCAGTCGCGGGGCCAAGTAAAGCAAATGGATGCGGAAATGTTGGCCTATTGCCTAATTGGCATCAGTGTTTTTACGGGCATGCGCTGGCCGCTGTGGGAAAGCAAGTTGCCTGGTAGCGGGGAGATTAACACCTTACGCGAGTTTATTTTCCGGGGCATATCCCCTGAATAAGGGTGTGCCGCGATATTGAGTAACCAGAAGATAACAGGGGGTGGCCATAAAGTGAAGGACTATCCCGTTAAGTCGGTCCTATTGCCAAACGGAGAGACTATCGCTTACCGCGAAGCAGGGCAGGGCGAGCGGACGCTTGTGCTTCTGCACGGCAATATGAGCGGAAGTATATTCTTTGACACGCTGATGGAGCAGATGGAGACAAGTTGCCGATTAGTGGCCTTTGACTTGCGTGGCTTTGGCGACTCAAGCTACACGAGGCCAATTACTTCGCTGCGGTGTTTTGCGGAAGATATTGGGCATGCCGCTACCGCGCTCGGGCTAGAGCGGTTTACCGTGCTTGGCTGGTCAACCGGCGGCGGGGTGGCGCTTGAACTGGCTGCCGCTACGCCGAACTTAGTGGAGGGCGTCATCTTGGTCAACTCGGTTGCGTTGGACGGCTACCCAATGTTTAAGAAGGATGCCAACGGCCAGCCCAT
This genomic interval carries:
- a CDS encoding TetR/AcrR family transcriptional regulator; protein product: MNASAGYPDRAAGVQLPKTTRGQATFDKLIKAAEKVIGENGYHDASVSAITQVAEVGMGTFYLYFRTKKDIFRELIFYIHHDLRKYIQMAVAGIADRKDAEVEGIQAFYRYCLEHRHLYTIIREAEFVDYEIFRWHYSNFAKAYVGHLQAAQSRGQVKQMDAEMLAYCLIGISVFTGMRWPLWESKLPGSGEINTLREFIFRGISPE